The Granulicella arctica genome segment GATGAAGGTCTGGCCGTAGTTGGCACCGATCTTGATGTTGTGGATGCCGCGGACGTAGGAGACGTCGGTGTGGACGCCGGCGTTGGTGAGGGAGCGCTGCTGGGCGACGGTCTCCTGCTGGATGGGGCCGAGGTCGGCGAGGGGGTTGTTGCTGGGGTAGTAGTTGAAGGCGTCGCGGCGGATGTAGGGGCCGAAGTTGAAGACGGCGTAGTTGTTGATGACGCGGGTGTAGGTGGGGGCGATGTCGAAGGTTTCGATCTTGGAGCGCTGGTCGGTTTGTCCCAGGAGGCTGCCGTCTGGGTTTGTCAGGCCGGTGTTGAGCTGGTCGAAGGAGTTGGGGGTCTGGAACCAGGAGCGGGTGTACTGAAAGTTGGTGTGGACGGAGTTGCTGGGGTCGAACTGGTAGTCGACGCGGTCGAAGAAGTTGAGCTCGTTGCCTTTGTCGTGGAAGACCTGGAACTCGCTGGGGTCGAGGAAGCGTCCGGTGTTGAGGCCGCTGACGGAGATGAAGTTGCCCCATTTGTCGCCGCCGTAGGAGACTTCTCCGCCTGCGTTGACTGAGCCGAAGGTGCCGTAGGAGAAGTTGAGGCTGCCGGTGGGGGTGGTGACGCCTTGTCCGGAGCGGGTGGTGACCTTGATGACGAGGCTGGTCTTATCGCCGTACTCGGCTGGCGGGGCTCCGTCGATGACTTCGAGGGACTGGACGGCGTCGGAGGGGAGCTGGTTGGAGAAGACTTTGCTCTGCTGGTCGGTGATGGGCTGCCCATCGACGGAGAAGGAGTTTTCGGCGTGGTCGCCGAGGCCGTGGAAGAGGCCGTTGGAGTCGGCGGCGACGCCAGGGGAGGAGAGGGTGACGAGCGAGCTGAGCGAGGAGGATGCGCTCTCGAGGGGGAGCTTGTCGATGGTGGAGCGGTCGATGTCGGTGTGGAAGGAGGAGTCGTTCTCGACGAGGTCGGAGCCGGTATCGACGACGCTGACGGTGGTATCGCTGCCGGCGAGGGAGAGCTTGACGGTGGAGGCGACGGGGACGGTGGAGTTGACGTCGATGGAGACGGTAGCGGGCTGGAAGCCGGACTCGATGACGGTGATGCGGTAGGGATTGAAGGGGACGTTGAAGAAGCGGTAGGAACCGCCGGCGTCGGTCTTGGTGGTGCGGGTGTAGCCGCTGGCGGAGTTGAGGATCTGGACGGCGGCTCCGGGAACGATGGCTCCGGTGGGGTCGGTGACGGTGCCGGAGACGCTGCCGGCGGTGCCCTGGGCCATGGCTCCGGTTACGACCAGGAGGGCTGTGGCGAAGAAGAGAAAGAGGGGAGAGAGTCTGAATGAGGACATCGGCGGATTCCTGTCGAGCTCCTTGCGGGAGCATCATGCTGAAGGGGCAGGGGTGCGTGCGGTACACGGCGTGGGCAGGCGGGACGGGTCGATGTGAAGGGAACAGCCTTCTGAAACCTGCGGGGACTACGCGCGGGGAGCGTCGACAGGTGGAGGGCGGATGGCGAGATGGAAGTGCCAGGGGACGATGCGCCGGGCGTCGGCGGCAGGGGAGTTGAGCGTCTGTACGAGCAGGACGGGCTCCGGGGCGCTTTGCGCGGTGGCTGGCATGGCGGCGTGCAAGGCCATACACAGGGGGCAATGGTCCGGGGTGGGGGTGGGGCTTTGATTTTGATTCGGGCGGGGAGTGCCGTGGTGCAGATTCGACTGTTGCAGCAGCGGATCGTGCGTGTGGCAGACCTGCACGGTGCTCATCACGATAAGAAGGAGCACGCCCAGCATGGCGATCCAACGGAGCCTGAGAGGCTGCCGGATGAAGTTCGGACCGGGCTGGAGGAGATTTTGCATGGAAAAAGAGAGAGAGCGGATAGTATGCCCTATTAATGGTTTAGCACACTCGTGCGGCGAAGCCAAAGACGCAGACCGGGATATTGGGTCTAATCTGGACACGGGAACTGATGGATACGATGAGGCAGCGGCGGAGAAGGTTGATTGGCGGGCGGCATATTTGCCGTGTGATTTTGGGCGCGGTAGTAGGTTGGGGGTCGTCATCTGCGTTGGCTGTGCCGATGTCGCAGGTTGCTTCGACGGTGATCCAGCATCGGACGCGGCTGTATCTGAAGGATGGCAGCTACCAGATTGTGATGAGTTACCGGATCCAGATGGATCGGGTGCTCTTTATCAGTGCGGAGCGTGGTGGCGCTGAGGAGGAGATTCCGGTGGCGCTGGTGGACTTCGACGCGACGCATCGGTGGGAGCAGCAGCATCCGGCGGCGGGGAGTGCAGATGGGGCTGCGCCGGGACCGACGCCTGCGCCGGTGATCGACCCGGAGCTTGCGAAGGAAGAGGAGGCGCGGCGGTCGCTGACGCCGGAGGTGGCTCCGGACCTGCGGTTGCCGGAGCAGGATAGTGTGGTGGCGTTCGATACCTTTCGCGGGACGCCGGAGTTGGTGCCGCTGGGGCAGTCCGCCGGGGATTTGAACCAGACGACGTCGCATAGTGTGGTGCGGACGCTGGTGAACCCGCTGTCGAGCTCGCACCAGATTGCGCAGCTTCGGGGCGAGGCGTCGGCGGTGCAGTTGCATGTGAACCAGCCGGTGTTTTATCTGCGGATCGGGGACGATGCGAATGCGTCGACGGGGAGCACGCCGCTGACGGTGGATACGCATGGCGCATCGGCGGCGATGGGGAACAAACCGGTGGATTCGGCGGGCAACTTGTATGTGATTGTGCGGCTGGATGTGCGGCGGGATGCGCGGATTGTGGCTAGCTTTCATCTCAACCGGCTGGGCGATGTGCATGTGCAGGAGGATGTCGTCGAAGCGACGGCGGAGATGTTGCCGGGGGGGCACTGGATGAAGCTGACTCCGCGAGAGCCGCTGGGTTTTGGGGAGTATGCGCTGATGGAGGTGCTCTCGCCGAACGAGGTGAACCTGGGGGTGTGGGACTTCGGGGTGCATCCGACGTCGCCGGAGAATCGCGATGCGTTGAAGCCTGAGCCGAAGAAGCCGGTGACGCTGGAGCGGCGCGGGCCGGGGTAGGCGGTGGATTTTCGTTTGGGTGACGGTTTTTGTTGAGGATTGGGAGAAGAACAGGCAAGGGCAAGAACAACCGCAGGTCCTTCGACTACGGCGCAAAGTGCGCGCCTTCGCTCAGGATGACAGTTTGGTGGTGAGGGTGGGCCGGGTGAACTAATTTATGCCGCTGATGTTGACGCGGCGCTTTTCGGTGAGGCGGATCTCGCTGCGGAGCTCGGCGGGGGTGGGGGTGTCCATGACGAGGCCCTGGCCGGCGACGGCTACGTTGTTGCGGGAGATCTTGGCCTCGTACATCATCATGTCCGCAGTGCGGAGGATGTCGTGGACGGTGGTGCCATCTTCGGGGAAGGTGGCGAGCCCAAAGCTGGCGCAGATGTTGAGCGAAAGGCCGTCTCCTTCGAGGAAGCGGGCCTTGCGTAGCTGCTCGCAGACGCCGATGGTGAGGGTGGTGGCGGCCTGCTTGCCGAGGTTCGGCAGGAGGGCGACGAACTCGTCACCACCGTAGCGAAAGGCGTAGTTGGACGGGCCAAGGCAGCGTTTGAGGAGGCTGCCGATCTCGGCGAGCAGACGGGTGCCGCGCTGGTGGCCGTGGGTGTCGTTGACCAGCTTGAAGTGGTCGAGATCGAGAAAGATGAGGCTGAACTGAGTTTTGCGCGTGTGGACGGAGCCGAGGATCTGCTGGTCCAGCATCTCGTAGAGGTGGCGCGCGTTGAAGAGGCCGGTACAGTCGTCGGTGATGCTGAGCTCCTGAATCATCTTCATGGAGCGGGCGTTGCGGATGGCGATGGCGGCGTAGTCGCAGAGGATGCGTAGGAAGGAGATGGAGTACTCGGAGAGCAGGTCGAGCTTGCTGTTGAGGAGCTGGATGACGCCGAGGGTCCGGTTCTCTGCACGGACGGGGAGACAGGCGATGGAGTGGATGTTCAGGTCGGGGTGACGTTTCGCGTAGGCGGACCAGTGCGGGTCGAGCGAGACGTCGGGGACGACGAGCGGGTTGCCGGTGGAGGCGACCCAGCCGGCGACACCCTCTCCGAGGGGGACGCGCAGGCCCTTGAGGCTGTCTGCATTTTCGCCGACGGCGATGGCATAGTAGAGCTCCTGGTTGCGCTCGTCGACCATGAGGAGAGACCATCGCTCGGGGCCGAAGAACTGCGCCATCTTGTGCATGATGGCACTGAGGATCTCTTCGACTTCAAGGGAGGAGGTGAGCGCACGTGCTACATCGTGAAAGACGCGCAGATGATCCATCTGACGGCTTTCGATGACTTCGAACTGTCGTTTCTCTCTCACGTCGGCCTTCTAGCACCTTATCGGAATAATGATCATCAACCATGACTACCGATGCTGAATGGTTGAGCAGAGTCCTGGACGATCGTTCTGTCGATGCGATTCTGAGTCCGGCGCTATTTCGGTTGAGGCAGAAAATGAAATTGAGGCAGAAAAATACGACTTTAAAGTATGACTCTACGGAAATACGGAAGGATTGCAAGTGAATTCTCATTCAATCGCGGGCGGGTGTCTGCTTTAGCCGCCGATATGAACCATGTTACGGGATGGTTTTTGAAAGCCGGGCTCTCCGATATGATGACGGGCTTCCTTCCGATAGACAATAGTACGGACGTAATGAGCGAGGTCCGCATCGGTGGCTCCACGGAGCATTTTGCCGGCGAGGTCGTGATCGCTCTGGGAGAAGAGGCAGGTGCGGATCTTGCCGTCTGAGGTGAGGCGGACGCGGCTACAGTGGCCACAAAAGGGGTTTGAGACGGGGGCGATGATGCCGATCTCGCCGAGCCCATCGTCGAAGGTGAAGCGGCGGGCGGTCTCGCTGGCGGCGTTTGGAGCGAGTGGGACCAGAGGGCGGTAGTCGTTGAGGCGAGCGACGATCTCGTCCATGGGGACGACGGTTTCGGGCTTCCAGCTTCGGGCGTCCGGTCCGGCTGAAGGCTCTTCCAGGGGCATCCACTCGATGAAGCGGACGATGACGCGTTCGCGGCGGGAGAGTTCGGCGAAGGCTTCGATCTGGTTGTCGTTGAAGCCGCGGAGGAGGACGCAGTTGACCTTGACGGGGCCGAGTCCGGCGGCCTGGGCTGTGCGGACTCCGGCGAGGACCTTATCGAAGCTGCGGGGGACGCGAGTGATAGCGCTGAAGGTGGCGGGATCGACGGCGTCCATGCTGACGGTGACGCGATCGAGTCCTGCGGCTTTGAGGGGCGCGGCGAGGTCGGCGAGGAGGTGGCCGTTGGTGGTGAGGGCGATGTCTAAAGGCTCTCCGGCTTCGGTGGGGGTGCCGTCTGCGGAGTATGCGGTGCGCATGCGGGCTAGCTCTTCGATCATCTCGACGAGGCCGGAGCGGAGGAGGGGTTCGCCGCCGGTGAGGCGGATCTTTTCGATGCCGAGGGAGACGAAGATGCGGACCATGCGGAGGTAGTCGGCGATGGGGAGCTCGGTGAACTGGGCGCCCTCGTTGCCGGTGCGGCAGTAGACGCACTTGTAGTTGCAGCGGTCGGTGACGGAGACGCGGAGGTCGGTGATGGCTCGGCCGTGGCTGTCGCGCAGGCGGCCGGGAGCCTCGGGTTCGAGGACGGTGGCGGAGCTGGATGCCGGGATGTACGAGACGGAAGCTGCCATCGGGACCTTTCAGCTTGCCATTGGATGCGCGCCGGGTTGAGACGGCTCGGTAGGGCGTCTCCCGTGAGAGTTCAGTATACGGCGGTGCGGGTTAGGGTTGGTTTTCGCTGGGACCGATGGAGACTTTTTATGGAACGAGAACTCTCTGCCTGCCACGCTTCCAGGCTCGCGGGCCGGCTATAAGGAATCCGCAGCTTACGGCGGTTCCCAGGATCGAGGGGACGATTGCCGACCATGGCATGTATCGGGCGAAGACTGTACCGGCGAAGGCGGAGGTGATTGCTATATAGGCGCTCATCATCTTGACGAGATGTTCCTGTACCCAGGTGCGTTTCAGCCATGCGGAAGGGAGGATGTTTCGCAGCAGATCGTACCCGCTGATCGTGGCGAGGCTTCCGAGGATTGACCAGGTGAGGACTGGAGACCATGGCTGATGCAGGTAACGCATGATGAGGATGAACAGGAAGGGGGTGAGCAGTCCCAGGATGCTTGCGAGGAGATCTTGCAGCTCGGGACGGTTTCCACGAAGCTGGAGCGCTCTATACCCGGCGAAGACATCGTAGAAGCTGAGCAGAGTGACGACGGCGAGGAATGATCGGAAGTCGAATACGAGAAGTCCTATGGCCGCGGTTACGATCACGACCAGATAGGCATAGAGAAAGAGCCTGCCAGAACGGGTGTGAAGGCGGCCACCTTTTTGACTGCATATCGCTACGAGCCCGAGTCCGAGCGCGGCCGTGCCGAAGGTGATGTGAATGCCGAGGTTGATCCAGTGAAGCGGCGTGTGACTGGGCGGCATGGTGACCTCTTCGTGCACGACAAGGATGCGATGTACAAGCTGACTGCTAGCTGGGCCTGTCCTTCTGTCGTTTTACCTGGGCGGGGATGCCGACGGAGACGGAGGAGTCGGGGACGGGCCGGGTGGCGAGGCCCATGGCGCCGAGCATGGCGTCTTCGCCGATGCTGGCTCCGGCGAGGACGGTGGCGTGGTAGGTGACGCGGGCGCGGGGGCCGAGTTCGGTGACTTTGTTGGTGACGTCGGCCTGATGGTTGATGTCGTGGGTATGGCTGTAGATGTTGGCGTAGTCGGAGATGCTGGTGCCTGCGTGGAGGATGATCTCGCCGCGGTCGTCGAGCAGGACATTGCGGTGGATGGTGCAGTTGTCTTCGATGGTGAGGTTGTAGCCGAAGGTGAACTCGACGTTGTGGAAGATCTTCACGCCTTTGCCGAGGTGTTTGAAGATGTGTTTGCCGAGCATGCAGCGGAGGCGGAAGCCGAGCCAGTGGTTGAGGCCGAGGGGCGACTTGTCGAACATCTGCCAGAGGTAGATGAGGGGTTTGCGCTCGGCGTAGCGGTCGGGGTCGACGTCGCCGTAGTACTCGGGCTCGAGGGTGATGTTGCGGGGGTCGAAGGACTCGGCGAGGACGCTGGTGGCGAGCTCGCTGGTGAGGGTGGCGTTGATCTTGCCGCCGTGGGGTCGGCCTAGGAAGATCTGGAAGAGCTCGTCGCGGACGATCTCGGAGCGGCGTTCGGGCGAGGTGTGGCGGGTGAGGTCGTCGTTGAGGTGCGAGAGCCAGCGGCGGTAGGTGGCTTCGGCTTCGGGGGTGGGCTTCAGGTCGCGATAGGATTGGTTGGGCATGGTGGGCTCAGTACTACTTCGAAGAACGGAAGGCGCGTTTCCCGGCTTTTTCGGCAAGCCAGAGCTTCATCAGGGATTGATAGGGTACGTCGAGGCGGTTGGCCTGGACGCGGATATCGTCCAGCAGGCTCTCAGGAAGCCGCAGGGAGATCGTCTTCGTCGATGGTTGCAGGTACGGGAGACGCACCAGAGAGGCTTTGGTCCAGTCGACGTATTGGGTGCTGTCGTTCTGCTTGTCTTCCCAGAAGGCTCGCTCTTCGGACTCCGAGACGAACTTAGGAGTTGGCAGCATGTGTTTTTTTGCAGAACTCTTCATAGATCGACCGCTCCTTTCGGCTCATCGGCCTGATTGAGATGGGACGTATCTTTTCGCCCCGGTGACGTAACGTAAAGGTGACGTGGAGACGGCGCCTCGCATCACTTAAGCCAAGTGCATGAAAACGAGCTTCGGACATGGAGTGCTGGTCGTCTTCGACTACGACCAACGGAACGTTCATGAACACCTGCTCCGCCTCCGATTGTGTCACGCTGTGCTTCTCGTTTTTTCGCCGATTGGCGTCGTCCCAATCGAAACCAGTGACTTTATCGAACGTCATCGCAGCCACCATTGTATATGTTGGACATATACAATGCTATTCGATGGCGAAGATGGCTTGGACGGTGGCGGTTTTTTCTATCTGACGGGGATTGATGGCGAGGGGGGCTACCTGGTCCGCCTGGATGGCGGCGCCCATGGGCATCTTGCGTATGATGGGGCGGATGGGCTCGGATTCGACTTCGTTGCTGGCGTAGACGAGCTCGCCGAGTTTGGTGTTGAGGCCGCGGGCCATCTGGTCGGCTACGCTGCGGGCGCGCTGGAGGGCTTTGGCGGCGGCTTCGGCCTCGGCGGCGTTCTGATCCTTGAGGCTCCAGTCGATCTGGCCGCTTTGGTTGGCTCCGGCTTTGACGGCTACGTCTAGAATCTTCGAAACGTCTGCGGCTCCAGTCCGGACGGTCCAGCTTTGGGAGACCTGGAACTGGCGCTGGGCCTTCTGTTCGGGGGTGAGCTTGTCGATCTGATACTCCTGCACGGGGGAGACGTTCTGGTTTTCGCTCTCGATGGCGTCCTTGGCGATGCCGGTGGCGAGGACGGCCTGGTAGATGGCGTTCGAGAGGCGAGAGCCGCTGGCATAGGCGGTGTCGCTGTCGGGGCCGTAGGCGATGAAGCCGATGTGGACGGTGGCGATGTCGGCCTGGAGGATGACCTTATCGGTTGCGGTGACGGCGATGGTGCGGTTCTCTTTGTTGACCTGGATGGTCTGGGCGCACAGGGGTGAGGCTGCGATGGAGGCTGTGCCGAGGGTGAGCGCGATGAGGGGGAGGATTTTCATGGGCTGTTCTCCTGGATTTGAAACTAGGTCAGGATTCCGGGTTGTTGAGCAGGTCGGCCAGGGTTTGTTTGTGTTTCGGCTTGGCGGCCTGCTTCTGCTTGGGGTCGGGCAGCACGCGTTCGGGCGGTGGTGAGCCGAGACGTTCGCGTGCATTGGCTTTGACGGCCTTGACGACGGAAAAGGTTGATTTTTTCGACTTGCTCATAACGCTTCCTTCGCAGCTTTGGCTGCCTCGTGATTATGCAATAGATGCGGGTTGAAGCGTATCGTTGTAAACGA includes the following:
- a CDS encoding DUF2946 family protein translates to MLGVLLLIVMSTVQVCHTHDPLLQQSNLHHGTPRPNQNQSPTPTPDHCPLCMALHAAMPATAQSAPEPVLLVQTLNSPAADARRIVPWHFHLAIRPPPVDAPRA
- a CDS encoding GGDEF domain-containing protein, producing MREKRQFEVIESRQMDHLRVFHDVARALTSSLEVEEILSAIMHKMAQFFGPERWSLLMVDERNQELYYAIAVGENADSLKGLRVPLGEGVAGWVASTGNPLVVPDVSLDPHWSAYAKRHPDLNIHSIACLPVRAENRTLGVIQLLNSKLDLLSEYSISFLRILCDYAAIAIRNARSMKMIQELSITDDCTGLFNARHLYEMLDQQILGSVHTRKTQFSLIFLDLDHFKLVNDTHGHQRGTRLLAEIGSLLKRCLGPSNYAFRYGGDEFVALLPNLGKQAATTLTIGVCEQLRKARFLEGDGLSLNICASFGLATFPEDGTTVHDILRTADMMMYEAKISRNNVAVAGQGLVMDTPTPAELRSEIRLTEKRRVNISGIN
- the moaA gene encoding GTP 3',8-cyclase MoaA, translated to MAASVSYIPASSSATVLEPEAPGRLRDSHGRAITDLRVSVTDRCNYKCVYCRTGNEGAQFTELPIADYLRMVRIFVSLGIEKIRLTGGEPLLRSGLVEMIEELARMRTAYSADGTPTEAGEPLDIALTTNGHLLADLAAPLKAAGLDRVTVSMDAVDPATFSAITRVPRSFDKVLAGVRTAQAAGLGPVKVNCVLLRGFNDNQIEAFAELSRRERVIVRFIEWMPLEEPSAGPDARSWKPETVVPMDEIVARLNDYRPLVPLAPNAASETARRFTFDDGLGEIGIIAPVSNPFCGHCSRVRLTSDGKIRTCLFSQSDHDLAGKMLRGATDADLAHYVRTIVYRKEARHHIGEPGFQKPSRNMVHIGG
- a CDS encoding acyltransferase; this translates as MPNQSYRDLKPTPEAEATYRRWLSHLNDDLTRHTSPERRSEIVRDELFQIFLGRPHGGKINATLTSELATSVLAESFDPRNITLEPEYYGDVDPDRYAERKPLIYLWQMFDKSPLGLNHWLGFRLRCMLGKHIFKHLGKGVKIFHNVEFTFGYNLTIEDNCTIHRNVLLDDRGEIILHAGTSISDYANIYSHTHDINHQADVTNKVTELGPRARVTYHATVLAGASIGEDAMLGAMGLATRPVPDSSVSVGIPAQVKRQKDRPS
- a CDS encoding BrnA antitoxin family protein, encoding MKSSAKKHMLPTPKFVSESEERAFWEDKQNDSTQYVDWTKASLVRLPYLQPSTKTISLRLPESLLDDIRVQANRLDVPYQSLMKLWLAEKAGKRAFRSSK
- a CDS encoding BrnT family toxin, with product MVAAMTFDKVTGFDWDDANRRKNEKHSVTQSEAEQVFMNVPLVVVEDDQHSMSEARFHALGLSDARRRLHVTFTLRHRGEKIRPISIRPMSRKERSIYEEFCKKTHAANS
- a CDS encoding SIMPL domain-containing protein; translation: MKILPLIALTLGTASIAASPLCAQTIQVNKENRTIAVTATDKVILQADIATVHIGFIAYGPDSDTAYASGSRLSNAIYQAVLATGIAKDAIESENQNVSPVQEYQIDKLTPEQKAQRQFQVSQSWTVRTGAADVSKILDVAVKAGANQSGQIDWSLKDQNAAEAEAAAKALQRARSVADQMARGLNTKLGELVYASNEVESEPIRPIIRKMPMGAAIQADQVAPLAINPRQIEKTATVQAIFAIE